Proteins found in one Pontibacter sp. SGAir0037 genomic segment:
- a CDS encoding alpha/beta fold hydrolase encodes MKLHYKEMGHGKPLLILHGLFGTLDNWQTLAKRLAENYNVFLVDLRNHGRSPHSDVHNYDAMAADVLELIDDLQISTPAIMGHSMGGKAAMHFALTYPTRLTKLIVVDIAPKAYPPHHDEILDALKSVDIATVTSRNEVDEQLAKYIPQPDVRLFLMKNLYRKEEGGFGWRMNLEALDKNYDNVSAAITSDIPFKKDTLFIKGGRSGYIKQDDIFGSIPHLFTQVEVETIPEAGHWVHAQAPDQVYDLVTTFLEG; translated from the coding sequence ATGAAGCTACACTACAAAGAAATGGGCCATGGCAAACCACTGCTGATCCTGCATGGCTTATTTGGCACATTAGATAATTGGCAAACCCTGGCGAAGCGACTTGCCGAAAATTATAATGTGTTCTTGGTCGATCTGCGCAACCATGGCCGGTCGCCGCATTCGGATGTGCATAATTACGACGCAATGGCTGCCGATGTGCTGGAACTGATAGATGACCTCCAGATTTCGACTCCTGCCATTATGGGGCATTCTATGGGTGGAAAAGCAGCGATGCACTTTGCTCTTACATATCCCACACGCCTGACAAAGCTTATTGTGGTTGATATTGCCCCTAAAGCCTATCCTCCTCATCACGACGAGATACTGGACGCTTTAAAATCTGTTGACATTGCTACTGTAACAAGCCGCAATGAAGTGGACGAGCAACTGGCAAAATATATTCCACAGCCAGATGTGCGTTTGTTCCTGATGAAGAACCTTTACAGAAAAGAAGAAGGAGGCTTTGGCTGGCGCATGAACCTGGAAGCGCTCGACAAGAATTACGACAACGTAAGTGCAGCTATTACTTCCGATATTCCTTTTAAGAAAGACACTCTTTTTATCAAAGGAGGACGGTCAGGATATATTAAACAGGATGATATTTTTGGATCTATTCCACATCTGTTCACGCAGGTAGAGGTAGAAACTATACCTGAGGCCGGACATTGGGTACACGCACAGGCTCCCGATCAAGTATATGATCTGGTAACAACATTTTTGGAAGGGTAG
- a CDS encoding CvpA family protein has protein sequence MSTFDIFLALPILYGAFQGFRKGLLLELISLFALVFALLMGIKLLDTALPVIRGFVGDAGVLLPFITFLIVFIGIVLGVRVLGLLLKKVLDFTPFGFFDNLLGGILGALKWCIGLSLLLYVADMAGITITEETAAGSVIYPVVLKTTPYALNLLGYVLPFVKSLFESFKKQF, from the coding sequence TTGAGTACATTCGATATTTTTTTAGCGCTGCCTATACTATATGGTGCCTTTCAGGGCTTCCGCAAAGGATTGCTGCTGGAACTGATCTCTCTTTTTGCCCTGGTGTTTGCCCTGCTGATGGGGATAAAGCTGCTCGATACTGCTTTACCTGTTATACGAGGATTTGTGGGCGACGCGGGTGTTTTGCTCCCCTTTATAACCTTCCTGATTGTTTTTATAGGCATTGTGCTCGGAGTGCGTGTACTGGGCCTCCTACTTAAAAAAGTATTGGATTTTACGCCCTTTGGCTTTTTTGATAATCTGTTAGGCGGCATTTTAGGTGCTCTGAAGTGGTGCATTGGCCTGAGCCTTCTGCTCTATGTAGCAGACATGGCAGGCATCACGATAACAGAAGAAACAGCCGCAGGCTCTGTTATTTATCCTGTCGTTCTAAAAACCACGCCTTATGCGCTCAACTTGCTTGGCTACGTACTCCCGTTTGTAAAATCGCTGTTCGAGTCGTTTAAGAAACAGTTTTAA
- a CDS encoding SAM-dependent methyltransferase: MKKTGSLYLIPTILAEGTADAVISPQVKETVANLTYFIVENVRTARRYVKSICPALVIENLNFVQIDKDATPAQVQASLKPLLEKGVDAGVISEAGCPGIADPGAEVVKYAHQKNIKVIPFAGPSAIFMSLMGSGFNGQQFAFHGYLPIERGPRLQALRQLEKEMQQRNQTQIFMETPYRNNKLLEDLVQTLSSNTRLCIAANITSPEHELIQTKTIADWKKGLPDIHKQPTVFLIYA; the protein is encoded by the coding sequence ATGAAAAAAACAGGCAGCTTATACTTGATACCTACCATCCTGGCAGAAGGCACCGCCGATGCAGTTATATCACCACAGGTAAAAGAAACGGTAGCAAACCTAACTTACTTTATTGTGGAGAACGTACGCACCGCCCGCCGCTATGTAAAAAGTATTTGCCCTGCACTTGTCATTGAAAACCTGAATTTTGTGCAGATCGATAAAGATGCTACTCCCGCGCAAGTTCAGGCTTCTCTTAAGCCCCTCCTTGAAAAAGGAGTTGATGCCGGTGTAATCTCTGAAGCCGGCTGCCCTGGCATAGCTGATCCTGGGGCTGAAGTAGTAAAGTATGCACACCAGAAGAACATCAAGGTGATACCCTTTGCCGGGCCTTCTGCCATATTTATGAGTTTAATGGGGAGCGGCTTTAACGGCCAGCAGTTTGCCTTTCATGGGTATTTGCCCATTGAGCGCGGGCCTCGTTTGCAGGCTCTCCGCCAACTTGAGAAGGAGATGCAGCAGCGCAACCAAACACAGATTTTCATGGAAACTCCTTATCGGAACAATAAACTTCTGGAAGACTTGGTGCAGACGCTCAGCAGCAACACGCGCCTCTGTATTGCCGCCAATATTACCTCTCCCGAACATGAGCTAATACAAACAAAAACTATAGCCGATTGGAAGAAAGGCCTGCCAGATATACATAAGCAGCCTACAGTGTTTTTAATTTATGCGTGA
- a CDS encoding GatB/YqeY domain-containing protein, whose protein sequence is MSLKQKVEADIKQAMLAKDKARLQALRGIKSQILLAETEKGGGEGLSPDTELKLLTKAAKQRRESAEVYAKQNRPDLEEVELTELAVIEEYLPKQLDEGDLRARLLDIIQRVGATGPSDMGKVMGVASKELAGQADGRAISNAVGALLNNTDF, encoded by the coding sequence ATGAGTTTAAAACAAAAAGTAGAGGCTGATATAAAACAAGCTATGCTGGCGAAAGACAAAGCCCGTTTGCAGGCGTTAAGAGGCATAAAATCTCAGATATTGCTGGCAGAAACTGAAAAGGGTGGAGGTGAAGGATTGTCGCCCGACACAGAGCTGAAGTTACTCACAAAAGCAGCCAAGCAGCGCCGTGAATCAGCGGAGGTATATGCTAAACAAAACAGACCTGACCTGGAGGAGGTTGAGTTAACAGAACTTGCAGTAATAGAAGAATACCTGCCCAAGCAGCTGGATGAAGGCGATCTGCGTGCCCGATTATTGGATATAATTCAGCGTGTGGGAGCTACAGGACCATCCGACATGGGTAAAGTGATGGGGGTAGCCTCTAAGGAACTAGCCGGTCAGGCTGACGGGAGAGCCATTTCCAATGCTGTGGGAGCACTTCTTAATAATACTGATTTCTAA
- a CDS encoding SusD/RagB family nutrient-binding outer membrane lipoprotein — translation MNKMKRLYKYAFAGFLLVGVSGCELFSDFGDTNVNPAATTEPILSALLTNVGAQMGSYAFQTRPGLYSQYFSQTQYTDESLYSLPQLSFTGNYSGPLQDLQTIINANQSNNMTQVARILQQYIYWTITDRWGDIPYSEALTGVNTAPAYDTQEDVYRGMLSTLADAVNSFDNASLISGDVIYAGDVASWKRAANSLRMLMALQLSERFPDANGYAATEFKAALNHSAGYISTNAENFDVAYPGGNFPSDYWSLYNGRRDYAESATMTSLMGSLSDLRQNAFGGANDLANQANSNASSNVGVPYGLARANAEAFTGANTNWARILRGDLRTQSSTVYIITAAHVALARAEAANLGWTTENVTDVYNAGIRFSFEQWGITMPNNYLTQAGVQLGTDNARKIAIQRYIAFYPDGLQGWNIWRKTGYPELTPAPAATNAGGQIPRRYVYAQSEYATNEAAVNAAAARLTGGDTQDARVWWDVQ, via the coding sequence ATGAATAAAATGAAAAGATTATATAAATATGCATTTGCTGGCTTCCTACTAGTAGGAGTATCGGGGTGTGAGCTTTTTAGTGACTTTGGTGATACAAACGTTAATCCCGCTGCTACGACGGAACCAATCTTAAGTGCTTTATTGACTAACGTAGGTGCCCAAATGGGAAGCTACGCTTTTCAAACAAGGCCAGGTTTGTACTCACAGTATTTTTCTCAGACACAATATACTGATGAGTCGCTTTATTCGCTGCCACAGTTATCTTTTACTGGTAATTATTCTGGTCCATTACAAGATCTGCAAACAATCATTAATGCTAACCAAAGCAATAATATGACGCAGGTGGCCAGAATATTGCAGCAGTATATTTACTGGACAATTACAGACAGGTGGGGAGATATACCATATAGTGAAGCTTTAACAGGTGTTAACACAGCTCCGGCTTATGATACTCAAGAAGATGTTTATAGAGGTATGTTGAGTACGCTAGCTGATGCAGTGAATTCATTTGACAATGCTTCATTAATTTCAGGTGATGTAATATATGCTGGAGATGTGGCATCTTGGAAGAGAGCTGCAAATTCTTTGCGTATGCTGATGGCACTTCAGCTTTCAGAAAGATTCCCTGATGCAAATGGATATGCGGCTACTGAATTTAAAGCAGCTCTTAATCATTCAGCTGGTTATATTAGTACTAACGCTGAAAATTTTGATGTGGCTTATCCAGGTGGTAATTTCCCAAGCGACTACTGGTCTTTGTATAATGGCCGTAGAGACTATGCCGAAAGCGCAACTATGACAAGTTTAATGGGATCTTTAAGTGATCTACGTCAAAATGCTTTTGGTGGAGCTAACGATCTGGCAAATCAGGCAAATTCGAATGCAAGTTCAAATGTTGGTGTTCCATATGGCTTAGCTCGGGCAAATGCAGAGGCATTTACAGGCGCTAACACAAATTGGGCTCGAATTTTAAGAGGTGATTTAAGAACACAAAGTAGCACAGTATATATTATAACTGCTGCTCATGTTGCTTTAGCAAGAGCAGAAGCAGCAAATCTTGGGTGGACCACTGAAAATGTTACTGACGTTTATAATGCCGGAATTAGATTCTCATTTGAGCAATGGGGTATTACTATGCCTAATAATTATTTAACACAAGCAGGAGTTCAGCTTGGGACTGATAACGCAAGGAAAATAGCTATACAACGTTATATAGCCTTCTACCCAGATGGTTTACAAGGTTGGAATATCTGGCGCAAAACTGGATATCCAGAGTTAACTCCTGCTCCAGCTGCCACAAATGCTGGCGGACAAATTCCGCGTAGATATGTATATGCACAGAGTGAGTATGCTACCAACGAAGCAGCTGTTAATGCTGCTGCTGCAAGGCTTACTGGTGGAGACACTCAGGATGCAAGAGTATGGTGGGATGTGCAGTAA
- a CDS encoding aminodeoxychorismate/anthranilate synthase component II — MLLLLDNFDSFTYNLVDYFGQLGVEAHVLRNDVGLEEIKALPIRAIVLSPGPGAPVQAGCMMELIKHYHKQVPMLGICLGHQALGEFFGATLDKGIKPMHGKLSDITCEPDPIYEGLPKNMPVVRYHSLILKELPDCIIPLAHTKEGELMAFKHQELPLYALQFHPEAALTTYGLDMLRNWVTIANFTD, encoded by the coding sequence ATGCTTCTCCTGTTAGATAATTTTGATTCTTTTACCTATAACCTTGTTGACTATTTTGGGCAGCTTGGGGTAGAGGCGCACGTATTACGAAACGATGTAGGACTGGAAGAAATAAAGGCGTTGCCGATCAGGGCCATCGTATTGTCGCCAGGACCGGGAGCGCCTGTACAGGCAGGTTGTATGATGGAGTTAATAAAACACTACCACAAGCAGGTACCTATGCTGGGAATCTGCCTGGGGCATCAGGCGCTTGGGGAGTTTTTTGGTGCTACATTGGATAAAGGAATAAAGCCGATGCATGGCAAATTGTCTGATATTACCTGTGAACCCGATCCGATTTATGAAGGTTTGCCAAAGAACATGCCTGTGGTGCGTTACCATTCTTTAATTTTGAAGGAACTACCTGATTGTATAATACCGTTGGCACATACAAAAGAAGGTGAACTTATGGCGTTTAAGCATCAGGAGCTTCCATTATATGCTTTGCAGTTTCATCCGGAGGCCGCACTTACGACTTATGGCCTGGATATGCTGCGAAATTGGGTGACAATTGCTAATTTTACAGATTAA
- a CDS encoding DUF1735 domain-containing protein yields the protein MKRKILGFLLFSLTFTVLFTSCIDNEVEELEDRGRTYIKLLEAPENIMFFQPFEDSKKIDLLSIRRDANSTLSLNSTVTVTLVPAPELIEQYNEDNEEAVEPLPAEFFTLANSAFTSNGNGGYTVTLAPGKFSEELTIMLNGQRWEDLTQKYGVAFRIQDANGLPITTGGEEVVTVLAIANRYDGIYSMTASMTASDRPTVNATGTEWTWPGDVYLVTTGENTVDLFDAWGFGTYILPIQTNTGGWSGFGSASPRFTFDMETNEITSVVNTTVNPANGRAFQIDPTGPNYFDPETHTVYASFIMTQTTATTNFEPLKIRVTFNYKGAR from the coding sequence ATGAAACGGAAAATTTTAGGGTTTCTTCTGTTCAGCCTAACTTTTACAGTTCTCTTTACATCATGTATTGATAATGAAGTAGAAGAATTAGAAGATAGAGGAAGAACATATATAAAATTACTAGAGGCACCAGAGAACATAATGTTCTTTCAACCCTTTGAAGATTCAAAAAAAATTGATCTATTAAGTATAAGGCGAGATGCTAATTCAACTTTGTCATTAAATTCAACTGTAACGGTAACTTTAGTTCCTGCACCTGAGCTGATAGAGCAGTATAATGAGGATAATGAAGAGGCTGTTGAACCTCTTCCTGCTGAGTTTTTCACCTTAGCCAATTCAGCGTTTACTTCAAACGGTAACGGAGGTTATACTGTAACATTAGCGCCTGGCAAGTTCTCAGAAGAATTAACCATTATGCTTAATGGTCAGCGATGGGAAGACTTAACTCAAAAGTATGGAGTTGCTTTCAGGATTCAAGATGCTAATGGTTTACCAATAACAACTGGTGGAGAAGAAGTAGTTACAGTTCTTGCTATAGCTAACAGATATGATGGTATTTATAGCATGACTGCAAGTATGACTGCATCAGATAGGCCAACAGTAAATGCAACTGGTACTGAGTGGACTTGGCCTGGAGATGTATACTTAGTTACAACGGGTGAAAATACAGTTGACTTATTTGATGCATGGGGTTTTGGGACATATATTCTTCCAATACAAACTAATACTGGAGGCTGGAGTGGTTTTGGATCAGCGAGTCCACGGTTTACGTTTGATATGGAAACAAATGAGATAACATCAGTGGTTAATACAACGGTAAATCCAGCTAATGGAAGAGCTTTTCAAATTGATCCAACTGGACCAAATTATTTCGACCCTGAGACACATACAGTTTATGCGTCATTTATAATGACGCAAACAACAGCAACAACAAATTTTGAACCTCTAAAAATTCGAGTAACCTTTAATTATAAAGGGGCTAGATAG
- a CDS encoding pyridoxine 5'-phosphate synthase, which produces MTKLSVNINKIATLRNARGGNRPNVVQAAKDCERFGAQGITVHPRPDERHIRYQDVHDLKEVVTTEFNIEGNPTPEFLKLVKEVKPHQVTLVPDAPDAITSNAGWDTIRFKEYLTDVIADLRESGIRTSIFVDPVEEMIEGAALVKTDRVELYTESYATGYHSNRETAIAPYVKAALLAKQLGLGLNAGHDLDLDNLRYLKDNLAGLDEVSIGHALVCDALYLGLENTIQQYLHQLK; this is translated from the coding sequence ATGACTAAACTGAGTGTAAATATAAACAAAATAGCTACGCTACGGAATGCCCGTGGAGGCAACAGGCCGAATGTTGTACAGGCCGCCAAAGATTGCGAACGCTTCGGAGCCCAGGGTATAACCGTACACCCAAGACCTGATGAACGCCACATACGTTACCAGGATGTACACGACTTAAAAGAAGTTGTTACCACTGAATTTAACATTGAGGGCAATCCAACACCTGAATTTCTGAAACTTGTGAAAGAGGTAAAGCCGCACCAGGTCACGCTGGTTCCCGATGCTCCGGATGCTATTACCTCTAATGCCGGCTGGGATACCATCCGCTTTAAAGAGTATTTAACAGACGTAATTGCAGATTTGAGGGAGAGCGGTATCCGAACATCTATTTTTGTAGACCCTGTAGAAGAGATGATAGAAGGTGCTGCCCTGGTAAAGACAGACCGAGTAGAGCTGTACACAGAATCGTATGCCACCGGCTATCACAGCAACCGGGAAACGGCCATTGCGCCTTATGTTAAGGCTGCCCTTTTGGCAAAGCAGCTAGGGCTTGGACTTAACGCCGGTCACGATCTGGACCTTGACAACCTCAGGTACCTCAAAGACAATTTAGCTGGTTTGGATGAGGTAAGTATTGGCCATGCCCTTGTTTGTGATGCGCTCTATCTTGGCCTGGAAAACACTATTCAACAGTACCTGCATCAGCTAAAGTAG
- a CDS encoding alpha/beta fold hydrolase has product MNLQIRQEGDFQYIDEGEGEVLLLLHGLFGALSNWQGVVDFFSKQYRVVIPLMPIYEMSLHKAGVPGLTSFVEDFVKFKKLQNLTLLGNSLGGHVALSYTLNNGGNVKRLVLTGSSGLFEDSMGGSFPKRGNYDYIKERVEYTFYSPETATKELVDEVFNITNSNAKCLRIIAIAKSAQRHNMAKDITNIQVPTLLIWGLNDTITPPMVAHEFNRLIKNSELYFIDKCGHAPMMEHPEKFNSILNRFLVKNSITETAT; this is encoded by the coding sequence ATGAATCTACAAATCAGACAAGAAGGCGATTTCCAGTATATTGATGAGGGTGAGGGTGAAGTTTTGCTTTTGTTACACGGCTTGTTCGGAGCTTTAAGTAACTGGCAGGGAGTAGTCGATTTCTTTTCGAAGCAGTACCGCGTTGTAATACCTCTGATGCCTATTTATGAAATGTCGCTTCACAAAGCCGGTGTGCCGGGTTTAACGTCTTTTGTAGAAGACTTTGTTAAATTTAAGAAGTTGCAGAACCTAACGCTGCTAGGGAATTCTCTTGGTGGACACGTGGCGCTATCTTATACACTTAACAATGGCGGCAATGTAAAACGGCTGGTATTAACAGGAAGCTCCGGCTTGTTCGAAGATAGTATGGGTGGTTCTTTTCCGAAGCGAGGCAACTACGACTACATAAAAGAACGTGTTGAATATACTTTCTATAGCCCTGAAACAGCAACAAAAGAGCTGGTAGATGAAGTGTTTAACATAACGAACAGCAATGCCAAATGCCTTCGGATAATTGCCATTGCCAAGTCGGCACAGCGCCATAACATGGCCAAAGACATTACAAACATTCAGGTTCCTACCTTGTTAATATGGGGGTTGAATGATACTATTACACCACCAATGGTGGCACATGAGTTTAACAGGCTCATTAAAAATTCGGAGCTTTATTTCATCGATAAATGTGGTCATGCTCCTATGATGGAACATCCGGAGAAGTTTAACAGTATCTTAAATAGATTTTTAGTAAAGAATAGTATAACGGAGACAGCAACATGA
- a CDS encoding SusC/RagA family TonB-linked outer membrane protein, with product MKRLVLLSFFLLSALLQEAMAQSRTITGRVTDATTNEGLPGVTVLVKGTQVGTATNATGNYSINVPEGNNTLQFSFIGYTTVERNIGTASTVDVSLGVDAQQLSEVVITGAYGTTRTSRTTTTNSQVVTDEKLNVIRQPDVNNALAGKVAGLQVRSQSAAALGRETEVRLRGAAGFGSGQGAIYVVDGTILPNIEDINQDDIADVSVLSGTAAAVQFGSQGANGAIVITTKKGRKTDGLGVTLNLGALVENVYILPNYQNSYAGGGAGDLIKYNWKEGDPVEWQALDGKYYHDYSDDASWGPRMLGQEYIPWYAWYGGHSRSYQTATLDPQPNNARDYFNTGVTLNNSITFNKETDALRLRFTYGNQNTQGLIPNSSLNKNTILLNTTYEINRHFELSANVNYINRTLNGEISDDYSNQSTGSFNQWFHRNLDMGIMEELRGLRTPEGIYASWNHANPNTYNPSSPNNFYAANYWYNFYTYYDLISMENQRDRLYGNLTFTYKINNDLRLSATYRKQQNTTFYEDRYSSRLNESGLQTTGNNAFARGYYGTGNTFSNRRNIEIAAAYSKKINDFSIEANLVTDFFRARSNSNSASTNQGLNVPDLFTIANSVNEASIGNGRSQEAYNAIFGRATLGFKNILFADVTLRNDWYSTLPADNNSVLSKSFGGSFVFSDLVPESNTWLSYGKLRGSWGEAPKALGSSNTGFGAYIYPGMAYGVGQFKWGNNFLMSTPDQIVNPQITGSTIRETEFGLDLAVFNNRFGLSATYFEQAQVGFPYSLQVNGASGFTSIYTNIGEIRKKGMEFQINARPVDLPNFSWSITGTWSPLIENEIVEMSPEYDVTRISVAGVWGSTMPYMVHQEGMRWGQIYGNGIKRINGQPVLDENGLYVNDPNVFFGSVLPNHTGGIQNSFNFLKDFTLNVNIDYQVGGKFVSLSNMFGSYSGLTARTATINDKGNPIRDAVADGGGVHVSGVNADGEPVDYYVEAQDYFHGLNTNKTFDEFVYDLTFVKLRELSLGYNIPVKRFGLSNVIQNANFSLVARNPLLIYAKTPDFDPSEIDALQGETGQLPGTRGLGFNLRVTF from the coding sequence ATGAAAAGACTAGTACTTCTAAGTTTCTTTCTGCTGTCTGCTCTTCTTCAAGAAGCTATGGCACAGAGTAGGACGATTACAGGTAGGGTAACTGATGCTACTACCAATGAAGGTCTTCCGGGCGTGACCGTTTTAGTAAAAGGTACACAAGTAGGTACTGCTACTAATGCCACAGGTAATTATTCAATTAACGTACCAGAAGGAAACAATACACTTCAATTCAGCTTTATCGGTTATACTACTGTTGAACGTAATATTGGTACTGCTTCAACAGTTGATGTGAGTCTTGGAGTAGATGCACAACAGCTATCCGAAGTTGTTATAACCGGTGCGTACGGTACTACCAGAACATCAAGAACAACAACCACTAACTCTCAGGTAGTAACAGATGAAAAGCTAAATGTGATTCGCCAACCAGATGTTAATAATGCCCTTGCTGGAAAAGTGGCAGGCTTACAAGTGAGAAGCCAATCCGCTGCAGCACTTGGCAGAGAAACAGAAGTTAGGCTTCGTGGAGCAGCTGGTTTTGGATCAGGCCAGGGTGCTATTTATGTAGTAGATGGTACAATTCTTCCAAATATAGAAGATATTAACCAAGATGATATTGCAGATGTCTCTGTATTATCAGGTACAGCAGCAGCTGTGCAGTTCGGATCTCAGGGGGCTAATGGTGCCATTGTAATCACTACTAAAAAAGGTAGAAAGACTGATGGACTAGGAGTTACACTCAATCTAGGCGCTTTGGTTGAAAATGTTTATATATTACCAAATTACCAGAACTCATATGCTGGAGGTGGTGCTGGAGACTTAATAAAATATAACTGGAAAGAAGGTGATCCAGTTGAGTGGCAGGCTCTTGATGGCAAGTACTACCACGACTATAGTGATGATGCTAGCTGGGGACCTCGTATGTTAGGCCAAGAATATATTCCTTGGTACGCATGGTATGGCGGGCATAGCCGGTCTTATCAAACAGCGACTCTTGACCCTCAACCAAATAATGCGAGAGATTATTTCAATACTGGTGTTACCTTAAATAACTCTATTACATTTAACAAAGAAACAGATGCGCTTCGATTGAGGTTTACTTATGGTAACCAAAATACGCAAGGCCTTATTCCGAATTCTAGCTTAAATAAGAATACAATCCTCCTAAATACTACTTACGAAATTAATCGTCACTTTGAGCTATCCGCTAATGTTAATTATATTAACCGTACTTTAAACGGAGAAATTTCGGATGATTATTCTAATCAATCTACAGGTTCTTTTAATCAATGGTTTCACCGGAATTTGGACATGGGAATTATGGAAGAACTTAGAGGCTTAAGAACTCCTGAAGGTATATATGCTTCATGGAACCATGCTAATCCAAACACTTACAATCCTAGTAGCCCAAATAATTTTTATGCTGCAAACTACTGGTATAATTTCTATACCTACTATGATCTGATCAGCATGGAGAATCAACGAGATCGGTTGTATGGTAATTTAACATTTACTTACAAAATAAATAACGATTTAAGATTATCTGCAACTTATAGAAAACAGCAAAATACAACTTTCTATGAAGATAGGTACAGCTCACGTTTAAATGAAAGTGGCTTGCAGACAACTGGTAATAACGCATTTGCCCGAGGTTATTATGGAACTGGAAATACTTTCTCTAATAGAAGAAATATTGAAATAGCAGCCGCATATTCTAAGAAAATCAATGACTTTAGTATAGAAGCTAACTTGGTAACTGACTTTTTCAGAGCAAGAAGCAACAGTAATAGCGCCAGTACAAATCAAGGCTTGAATGTTCCTGATCTGTTCACTATAGCTAATTCTGTAAATGAGGCAAGCATTGGTAATGGTAGGTCGCAAGAAGCCTATAATGCTATTTTTGGTAGAGCAACACTTGGTTTTAAAAATATTTTGTTTGCGGATGTTACCTTGCGTAATGACTGGTACTCTACTTTGCCTGCTGATAACAATTCAGTTTTATCTAAATCTTTTGGTGGATCGTTTGTATTTAGTGATCTGGTTCCTGAGTCAAATACTTGGCTGAGTTATGGTAAGTTAAGAGGTTCTTGGGGAGAAGCACCTAAAGCTTTAGGGAGTAGTAATACTGGCTTTGGTGCTTATATTTATCCAGGTATGGCTTATGGTGTAGGCCAATTTAAGTGGGGTAATAACTTCTTAATGTCAACACCTGATCAGATAGTAAACCCACAAATCACTGGTTCTACTATTAGAGAAACAGAATTTGGGTTAGATTTAGCGGTGTTCAACAATAGATTTGGATTATCTGCCACTTATTTTGAGCAGGCACAGGTAGGTTTCCCTTATTCTTTGCAAGTAAATGGAGCTAGTGGTTTTACTTCAATCTATACAAACATTGGCGAAATCCGCAAAAAAGGTATGGAGTTCCAAATTAACGCTCGTCCAGTAGATCTGCCTAACTTTTCATGGAGCATCACTGGTACTTGGTCTCCATTGATTGAAAATGAAATCGTAGAGATGAGTCCTGAATATGATGTAACTAGAATTTCTGTTGCAGGTGTATGGGGATCTACGATGCCATATATGGTGCATCAGGAAGGCATGAGATGGGGACAAATATATGGTAACGGTATAAAGAGAATTAATGGTCAACCTGTATTAGATGAGAACGGATTGTACGTAAATGATCCGAATGTATTCTTTGGTAGTGTGTTGCCTAATCACACAGGAGGTATACAGAACTCATTTAACTTCTTAAAAGACTTTACTCTTAATGTAAACATCGACTATCAAGTTGGTGGCAAATTCGTCTCTTTATCAAATATGTTTGGATCTTATAGTGGATTAACTGCACGTACTGCAACTATAAATGATAAGGGCAATCCAATAAGAGATGCAGTTGCCGATGGGGGTGGCGTACATGTATCTGGCGTGAATGCTGATGGTGAGCCTGTAGATTACTATGTAGAAGCACAAGATTATTTCCATGGGCTTAACACAAATAAGACATTTGATGAGTTTGTTTATGACTTAACTTTTGTGAAGCTTCGTGAACTGTCTCTTGGCTACAATATCCCAGTTAAAAGATTTGGTTTAAGTAATGTTATTCAAAATGCGAACTTCTCGTTAGTTGCCCGAAATCCTCTGTTAATCTATGCTAAGACTCCAGATTTTGATCCATCTGAGATTGATGCCCTCCAAGGTGAAACAGGACAGCTACCAGGCACACGTGGCTTAGGTTTTAATCTGAGAGTTACATTTTAA